From the genome of Rathayibacter sp. VKM Ac-2759, one region includes:
- the prfA gene encoding peptide chain release factor 1, producing MFESVSVLFAEHEDLQTQLSDPALHADAARAKKVNRRYAELSQIKAAHAAWIEAGEDLDAARELAREDDAFAEEVPALEESLRVAQEKLRRLLIPRDPDDGRDVIMEIKGGEGGAESALFAADLLRMYLHYAEAKGWKTEILDRDESDLGGYKNVQVAIKSNATDPSQGVWAHLKYEGGVHRVQRVPVTESQGRIHTSTTGVLVFPEVDAPEEVAINQNDLKIDVYRSSGPGGQSVNTTDSAVRITHLPTGIVVSMQNEKSQLQNREAGMRVLRARILARQQEEIAAAASDARKTQIRTMDRSERIRTYNFPENRIADHRTGYKAYNLDGVMNGALDPVIESAIQFDEEARLADIGGDEA from the coding sequence ATGTTCGAATCCGTCAGCGTCCTCTTCGCCGAGCACGAGGACCTGCAGACGCAGCTGTCCGACCCGGCGCTCCACGCCGATGCCGCGCGCGCCAAGAAGGTCAACCGCCGCTACGCCGAGCTGAGCCAGATCAAGGCCGCGCACGCGGCGTGGATCGAGGCGGGGGAGGACCTCGACGCCGCCCGCGAGCTCGCCCGCGAGGACGACGCCTTCGCCGAGGAGGTGCCGGCGCTCGAGGAGTCGCTGCGCGTCGCGCAGGAGAAGCTGCGCCGCCTGCTCATCCCGCGCGACCCGGACGACGGCCGCGACGTGATCATGGAGATCAAGGGCGGCGAGGGCGGGGCCGAGAGCGCGCTGTTCGCCGCCGACCTCCTCCGCATGTACCTGCACTACGCCGAGGCGAAGGGCTGGAAGACCGAGATCCTCGATCGCGACGAGTCCGACCTGGGCGGCTACAAGAACGTGCAGGTGGCGATCAAGAGCAACGCGACCGACCCGTCGCAGGGCGTCTGGGCGCACCTGAAGTACGAGGGCGGTGTGCACCGCGTGCAGCGGGTCCCCGTGACGGAGTCGCAGGGCCGCATCCACACGTCGACCACCGGCGTGCTGGTGTTCCCCGAGGTCGACGCGCCCGAGGAGGTCGCGATCAACCAGAACGACCTCAAGATCGACGTCTACCGCTCCTCCGGCCCTGGCGGCCAGTCGGTCAACACGACCGACTCCGCGGTCCGGATCACCCACCTGCCGACCGGGATCGTCGTGTCGATGCAGAACGAGAAGAGCCAGCTGCAGAACCGCGAGGCGGGGATGCGCGTGCTGCGCGCCCGGATCCTCGCGCGTCAGCAGGAGGAGATCGCCGCGGCCGCCTCCGACGCGCGCAAGACGCAGATCCGCACGATGGACCGCTCCGAGCGCATCCGCACCTACAACTTCCCCGAGAACCGGATCGCCGACCACCGCACGGGCTACAAGGCCTACAACCTCGACGGCGTGATGAACGGTGCGCTCGATCCGGTGATCGAGAGCGCGATCCAGTTCGACGAAGAGGCGCGGCTCGCCGACATCGGCGGCGACGAGGCGTGA
- the rho gene encoding transcription termination factor Rho → MTDVNTRGSAVDSSTDLSALRVAELQALATSLGLGGASKLRKGELVQAISALRDGAASEAAAVVDASSTEAEPADVLEQATPAPEAPAEPAVETTEADTADVIEQAAPVVDEAPAPVAESAPIEFESPAAAEPAPEPAAPETVAPEAATPEAAVEAAPAERTPRRRASRRASSGTVAAGEHLNIEGGTGVESLIPDLPVIEPSADADQTPKTVVDIELPNGPETGDTSREGGPRERRGRRRSRGGNSEQNETTETAASDDAVDAQDADSDTADEQGSNEQQGDQQNSGDQQGSSRGRNRRNRNRNRGEDRQGADGGQQNGQGNQGQNAQAQNANGQGGNQPQGASNGQNGGQSSGGNQPQNGQQAEGEDGRRSRYRDRKRRGGAVGDDFEPEISEDDVLIPVAGILDVLDNYAFVRTTGYLPGVNDVYVSLGQVKKYNLRKGDAVVGAIRQPREGEGSGRQKYNAIVKVDSINGQTVEEAAARVEFQKLTPLYPTERLRLETEPGKLTQRIIDLVAPIGKGQRGLIVAPPKAGKTIVLQQIANAIVQNNPEVHLMVVLVDERPEEVTDMQRTVRGEVVASTFDRPAEDHTTVAELAIERAKRLVELGHDVVVLLDSITRLGRAYNVTAPASGRVLSGGVDASALYPPKKFFGAARNIENGGSLTILATALIETGSKMDEVIFEEFKGTGNMELRLSRHLADKRIFPAVDVNASGTRREEMLLSADEVKITWKLRRALAGLDQQQALEIILSRLKETTSNVEFLMQVSKSAVGPTTAGHGNGHH, encoded by the coding sequence GTGACAGATGTCAACACCCGCGGCTCGGCCGTGGACTCCAGCACCGACCTCTCGGCCCTCCGCGTCGCGGAGCTCCAGGCGCTCGCGACGAGCCTCGGTCTCGGCGGTGCCTCCAAGCTCCGCAAGGGCGAGCTGGTCCAGGCGATCTCGGCGCTCCGCGACGGTGCGGCGTCCGAGGCGGCCGCCGTCGTCGACGCATCGAGCACCGAGGCCGAGCCGGCCGACGTCCTCGAGCAGGCCACCCCGGCGCCCGAGGCTCCCGCCGAGCCCGCGGTCGAGACCACCGAGGCCGACACCGCCGACGTGATCGAGCAGGCCGCTCCCGTCGTCGACGAGGCGCCGGCGCCCGTCGCCGAGTCGGCTCCGATCGAGTTCGAGTCGCCCGCCGCGGCCGAGCCCGCGCCGGAGCCCGCCGCTCCCGAGACGGTCGCCCCCGAGGCCGCCACTCCCGAGGCCGCCGTCGAGGCCGCCCCCGCCGAGCGCACCCCGCGCCGTCGCGCGTCGCGCCGCGCCTCCAGTGGCACCGTCGCCGCCGGCGAGCACCTCAACATCGAGGGCGGGACGGGCGTCGAGTCGCTCATCCCCGACCTCCCGGTCATCGAGCCGTCGGCCGACGCCGACCAGACCCCGAAGACCGTCGTCGACATCGAGCTGCCCAACGGGCCCGAGACCGGCGACACGTCGCGCGAGGGCGGACCCCGCGAGCGTCGCGGCCGTCGTCGCAGCCGCGGGGGGAACTCCGAGCAGAACGAGACCACCGAGACCGCCGCCTCCGACGACGCGGTCGACGCGCAGGACGCCGACAGCGACACCGCCGACGAGCAGGGCTCGAACGAGCAGCAGGGCGACCAGCAGAACTCCGGCGACCAGCAGGGCTCGAGCCGCGGCCGCAACCGCCGCAACCGCAACCGCAACCGCGGCGAGGACCGCCAGGGCGCGGACGGCGGTCAGCAGAACGGCCAGGGCAACCAGGGCCAGAACGCTCAGGCCCAGAACGCGAACGGCCAGGGCGGCAACCAGCCGCAGGGCGCCTCCAACGGCCAGAACGGCGGCCAGAGCTCCGGCGGCAACCAGCCCCAGAACGGCCAGCAGGCCGAGGGCGAGGACGGCCGTCGCAGCCGCTACCGCGACCGCAAGCGTCGCGGCGGCGCCGTCGGCGACGACTTCGAGCCCGAGATCAGCGAGGACGATGTCCTCATCCCGGTCGCCGGCATCCTCGACGTCCTCGACAACTACGCCTTCGTGCGCACCACCGGCTACCTGCCCGGCGTGAACGACGTGTACGTCTCGCTCGGCCAGGTCAAGAAGTACAACCTGCGCAAGGGCGACGCCGTCGTCGGAGCGATCCGCCAGCCCCGCGAGGGCGAGGGCAGCGGCCGCCAGAAGTACAACGCGATCGTCAAGGTCGACTCGATCAACGGCCAGACCGTCGAGGAGGCCGCCGCGCGCGTCGAGTTCCAGAAGCTCACGCCGCTGTACCCGACCGAGCGCCTGCGTCTCGAGACCGAGCCGGGCAAGCTGACCCAGCGGATCATCGACCTCGTCGCCCCGATCGGCAAGGGCCAGCGCGGCCTCATCGTCGCGCCGCCGAAGGCCGGCAAGACGATCGTGCTGCAGCAGATCGCGAACGCGATCGTCCAGAACAACCCCGAGGTCCACCTCATGGTCGTGCTGGTCGACGAGCGTCCCGAAGAGGTGACCGACATGCAGCGCACCGTGCGCGGCGAGGTCGTCGCCTCGACGTTCGACCGCCCCGCGGAGGACCACACGACGGTCGCCGAGCTCGCCATCGAGCGCGCCAAGCGCCTCGTCGAGCTGGGCCACGACGTCGTCGTGCTGCTCGACTCGATCACCCGCCTCGGCCGCGCCTACAACGTGACCGCTCCGGCCTCGGGCCGCGTGCTCTCGGGCGGCGTGGACGCCTCCGCGCTGTACCCGCCGAAGAAGTTCTTCGGTGCCGCGCGCAACATCGAGAACGGCGGCTCGCTCACCATCCTCGCCACGGCCCTCATCGAGACCGGCTCGAAGATGGACGAAGTGATCTTCGAGGAGTTCAAGGGCACCGGCAACATGGAGCTGCGTCTCTCGCGTCACCTGGCCGACAAGCGGATCTTCCCCGCTGTCGACGTCAACGCGTCGGGCACCCGCCGCGAGGAGATGCTGCTCAGCGCTGACGAGGTCAAGATCACCTGGAAGCTGCGTCGCGCCCTCGCCGGCCTCGACCAGCAGCAGGCGCTCGAGATCATCCTGTCGCGCCTGAAGGAGACGACCTCCAACGTCGAGTTCCTCATGCAGGTCTCGAAGTCGGCCGTCGGCCCGACCACCGCCGGTCACGGCAACGGCCACCACTAG
- the thrB gene encoding homoserine kinase, with protein MTSAVPVGRTVHVKVPATSANLGPGFDTLGLALSSYDELDVTAVAASGARVTVHGVGEGEVPTDETNLVVQAIAYTFADQRQEMPGIEVIARNIIPHGRGMGSSGAAIVSGIMAAKGLLEGIVALDSDDLLRIATEMEGHPDNVAPALFGGLTIAWVEPDAAGGAETPLRPRSKRLMVHRGVSPVVFVPEHTMSTKLARSLQPQSVPHEDAVFNVSRSSLLIAALIQSPELLFAATEDKLHQNYRAAAMPQTSELIALLRSHGYAAVVSGAGPSVLVLCSDPAQRLAAADLVEKEARTPWRAHMLAVDFKGATVGIAS; from the coding sequence ATGACCTCGGCGGTTCCCGTCGGCCGCACCGTGCACGTCAAGGTCCCCGCGACCTCGGCGAACCTCGGCCCCGGGTTCGACACGCTCGGCCTCGCGCTCTCGTCGTACGACGAGCTCGACGTGACGGCCGTCGCGGCCTCGGGCGCCCGGGTGACCGTGCACGGTGTGGGCGAGGGGGAGGTGCCGACCGACGAGACGAACCTCGTCGTGCAGGCGATCGCCTACACCTTCGCGGACCAGCGCCAGGAGATGCCCGGCATCGAGGTCATCGCGCGGAACATCATCCCGCACGGCCGCGGGATGGGCTCCTCGGGCGCCGCGATCGTCTCGGGCATCATGGCGGCCAAGGGGCTGCTCGAGGGGATCGTCGCGCTCGACTCCGACGACCTCCTGCGCATCGCCACCGAGATGGAGGGTCACCCCGACAACGTCGCGCCCGCCCTCTTCGGCGGTCTGACCATCGCGTGGGTCGAGCCGGATGCGGCGGGCGGAGCCGAGACCCCGCTGCGCCCCCGGTCGAAGCGCCTCATGGTGCACCGTGGAGTGTCGCCGGTGGTCTTCGTGCCCGAGCACACGATGTCGACCAAGCTCGCGCGGTCGCTGCAGCCGCAGAGCGTGCCGCACGAGGACGCGGTCTTCAACGTGTCGCGCTCCTCGCTGCTCATCGCGGCGCTGATCCAGAGCCCCGAGCTGCTCTTCGCCGCCACCGAGGACAAGCTGCACCAGAACTACCGCGCCGCCGCCATGCCGCAGACCTCCGAGCTGATCGCGCTGCTGCGCTCGCACGGCTACGCAGCGGTCGTCTCGGGTGCCGGGCCGAGCGTCCTCGTCCTCTGCAGCGACCCCGCGCAGCGCCTCGCCGCGGCCGATCTGGTCGAGAAGGAGGCGCGCACACCGTGGCGCGCCCACATGCTGGCCGTCGACTTCAAGGGTGCTACAGTGGGCATTGCATCCTGA
- the thrC gene encoding threonine synthase — protein MAKQWRGVLHEYADRLDVTEATPVITLGEGGTPLIPAPALSARTGAKVWVKYEGMNPTGSFKDRGMTMAISKAVEHGAKAVICASTGNTSASAAAYATHAGITAAVLVPEGKIALGKLSQAIAHNAQLLQVQGNFDDCLDIARDLAKNYPVHLVNSVNPDRIAGQKTAAFEVVEVLGDAPDLHIVPVGNAGNYTAYFRGYSEELERGATTRLPRMFGFQAEGSAPIVHGAVVRHPETIASAIRIGNPASWELALNARTVSDGYFGAISDEKILEAYRILAGEVGVFVEPASAISVAGLLERAEAGAIPKDATVVLTVTGHGLKDPQWALRTADGADITPTVVPVDTTAIAGVLGLAGA, from the coding sequence ATGGCCAAGCAGTGGCGCGGAGTCCTGCACGAGTACGCGGACCGCCTCGATGTCACCGAGGCGACCCCGGTCATCACGCTCGGAGAGGGCGGCACCCCGCTCATCCCGGCTCCGGCTCTGTCGGCCCGCACGGGCGCCAAGGTCTGGGTCAAGTACGAGGGCATGAACCCGACCGGCTCCTTCAAGGACCGCGGCATGACCATGGCGATCTCGAAGGCCGTCGAGCACGGCGCGAAGGCCGTCATCTGCGCCTCCACCGGCAACACCTCGGCCTCCGCGGCCGCCTACGCGACCCACGCCGGCATCACCGCGGCCGTGCTGGTGCCCGAGGGCAAGATCGCGCTCGGCAAGCTCAGCCAGGCGATCGCGCACAACGCCCAGCTGCTGCAGGTGCAGGGCAACTTCGACGACTGCCTCGACATCGCGCGCGACCTCGCGAAGAACTACCCGGTGCACCTGGTGAACTCGGTGAACCCCGATCGCATCGCCGGCCAGAAGACCGCGGCCTTCGAGGTCGTCGAGGTGCTGGGCGACGCCCCCGACCTCCACATCGTCCCGGTCGGCAACGCGGGCAACTACACCGCCTACTTCCGCGGCTACTCGGAGGAGCTCGAGCGCGGCGCGACCACCCGCCTCCCGCGCATGTTCGGCTTCCAGGCCGAGGGCTCCGCGCCGATCGTGCACGGAGCGGTCGTCCGCCACCCCGAGACCATCGCCAGTGCGATCCGCATCGGCAACCCGGCCTCGTGGGAGCTCGCGCTCAACGCGCGCACCGTCAGCGACGGCTACTTCGGCGCGATCAGCGACGAGAAGATCCTCGAGGCGTACCGCATCCTCGCGGGCGAGGTCGGCGTCTTCGTCGAGCCCGCCTCGGCGATCAGCGTCGCCGGCCTGCTCGAGCGCGCGGAGGCGGGGGCGATCCCGAAGGACGCCACCGTCGTCCTCACGGTCACCGGCCACGGCCTCAAGGACCCGCAGTGGGCCCTCCGCACCGCCGACGGCGCCGACATCACGCCGACCGTCGTCCCCGTCGACACCACCGCGATCGCGGGCGTGCTGGGGCTGGCCGGCGCATGA
- a CDS encoding homoserine dehydrogenase produces the protein MIEYRSLRVALLGAGSVGAQVARLLLDHGDELAQRVGAPLELAGVAVRDIDAPRTADIPREYLTTDAEALILGADIVVELIGGLEPARSYILKAISSGADVITANKALLAAHGNELFEAADQVGAQLNYEAAVAGAIPIIRPLRDSLAGDRVHRIMGIVNGTTNYILDRMDTEHSTLEEALARATELGYAEADPTADIEGYDAAQKAAILARLAFHTDVPVTLVHREGITGITKQQIDQARESGYVVKLLAICERLVDAKTGEEGVSARVYPALVHRSHPLAAVHGANNAVFVEAEAAGSLMFYGAGAGGIETASAVLGDVVSAARRHVVGGPGLVTSASSGLPVLPIGHVTTRYQVTLEVLDRPGVLAQIAGVFADHGVSVETLVQTPPVADPLDDAAAGAERREPTATLVIGTHAAAESDLAATVTALHSHGFVGAVTSVLRVEGA, from the coding sequence ATGATCGAGTACCGCAGCCTCCGCGTCGCCCTGCTGGGCGCCGGGTCCGTCGGTGCCCAGGTCGCGCGCCTCCTGCTCGACCACGGCGACGAGCTCGCCCAGCGCGTGGGGGCGCCGCTGGAGCTCGCCGGTGTGGCCGTCAGGGACATCGACGCACCGCGCACCGCCGACATCCCCCGCGAGTACCTGACGACCGATGCCGAGGCCCTGATCCTCGGCGCCGACATCGTCGTCGAGCTGATCGGCGGCCTCGAGCCGGCGCGCAGCTACATCCTCAAGGCCATCTCGTCGGGTGCGGACGTGATCACCGCGAACAAGGCGCTGCTCGCGGCGCACGGGAACGAGCTGTTCGAGGCGGCCGACCAGGTCGGCGCCCAGCTGAACTACGAGGCGGCCGTCGCGGGAGCCATCCCGATCATCCGGCCGCTGCGCGACAGCCTCGCGGGCGATCGGGTGCACCGCATCATGGGCATCGTCAACGGCACCACCAACTACATCCTCGACCGCATGGACACCGAGCACTCGACCCTCGAGGAGGCGCTCGCCAGGGCCACGGAGCTCGGCTACGCGGAGGCGGACCCGACCGCCGACATCGAGGGCTACGACGCCGCGCAGAAGGCCGCGATCCTCGCGCGCCTCGCGTTCCACACCGACGTGCCCGTCACCCTCGTGCACCGCGAGGGCATCACCGGCATCACCAAGCAGCAGATCGACCAGGCCCGCGAGTCCGGCTACGTGGTCAAGCTGCTCGCGATCTGCGAGCGGCTCGTCGACGCGAAGACGGGGGAGGAGGGCGTCTCGGCCCGCGTCTACCCGGCGCTCGTCCACCGCTCGCACCCCCTCGCCGCCGTGCACGGCGCGAACAACGCGGTCTTCGTCGAAGCCGAGGCCGCGGGCAGCCTGATGTTCTACGGAGCCGGTGCCGGCGGCATCGAGACGGCCTCCGCGGTCCTCGGCGATGTGGTCTCGGCCGCGCGCCGGCACGTCGTCGGCGGCCCGGGCCTCGTCACCAGCGCCAGCTCCGGACTCCCCGTCCTGCCGATCGGACACGTGACGACGCGCTACCAGGTCACCCTGGAGGTCCTCGACCGGCCCGGCGTGCTCGCGCAGATCGCGGGCGTCTTCGCCGACCACGGCGTCTCGGTCGAGACCCTCGTGCAGACCCCGCCCGTCGCCGACCCGCTCGACGACGCCGCGGCCGGTGCGGAGCGCCGCGAGCCGACCGCTACCCTGGTCATCGGCACGCACGCGGCGGCAGAGTCCGACCTGGCGGCCACCGTCACCGCCCTCCATTCCCATGGGTTCGTCGGCGCCGTGACGTCTGTTCTACGAGTTGAAGGAGCCTGA
- the lysA gene encoding diaminopimelate decarboxylase, translating to MENDDAPARAPRHPLAPEWLLAPAEADSLVDGVWSENTERDDDGVLRVAGVTATALAAQFGTPLYVVDEDDARRRAVRTRDAFARELGRIGTGVTVYYAGKAFLSTEVARWMRDEGLNIDLSSGGELAVALAAGIEPERLGLHGNNKSLAEIDRAVEVGLGTIVLDSLIEIERVAAAAERHGSVQAVRLRVNSGVHAHTHEFLATAHEDQKFGITLADCPEAVARIRSHASLRFLGLHCHIGSQIFGSAGFAESASRLLEVHAALLAGGPVPELNLGGGFGIAYTSADDPTPIDEIAAAIADAVAAQCTSRGIPVPHIAIEPGRSLIGPAGLTLYEVGTIKDVVVGADGAVRRYVSVDGGMSDNARPAIYGADYTARIAGRSSGAEPALVRVAGKHCESGDIVVHDDYLPADVQPGDLLAVAATGAYCWSLSSNYNHLGRPPVVAVRDGRARVIVRGENEDDLLRRDAGIERKAILR from the coding sequence GTGGAAAACGACGACGCGCCCGCCCGCGCCCCGCGTCATCCGCTCGCACCCGAGTGGCTCCTCGCCCCCGCCGAGGCGGACTCGCTCGTCGACGGCGTCTGGTCCGAGAACACCGAGCGCGACGACGACGGCGTCCTCCGCGTCGCGGGCGTCACCGCCACGGCGCTCGCCGCGCAGTTCGGCACTCCGCTCTACGTCGTCGACGAGGACGACGCCCGCCGTCGTGCGGTGCGGACCCGCGACGCCTTCGCGCGCGAGCTCGGCCGGATCGGCACCGGCGTCACCGTCTACTACGCGGGCAAGGCCTTCCTCTCGACCGAGGTCGCCCGCTGGATGCGCGACGAGGGCCTCAACATCGACCTGTCGAGCGGGGGCGAGCTCGCCGTCGCTCTCGCCGCGGGCATCGAGCCCGAGCGGCTCGGGCTGCACGGCAACAACAAGTCGCTCGCCGAGATCGACCGCGCGGTCGAGGTCGGACTGGGCACGATCGTCCTCGACAGCCTGATCGAGATCGAGCGGGTCGCCGCGGCGGCCGAGCGGCACGGCAGCGTGCAGGCGGTGCGGCTGCGCGTGAACAGCGGAGTGCACGCGCACACCCACGAGTTCCTCGCCACCGCGCACGAGGACCAGAAGTTCGGCATCACGCTCGCCGACTGCCCGGAGGCGGTCGCCCGCATCCGCTCGCACGCGAGCCTGCGCTTCCTCGGCCTGCACTGCCACATCGGCTCGCAGATCTTCGGCTCCGCCGGGTTCGCGGAGTCGGCCTCGCGCCTGCTCGAGGTGCACGCGGCGCTGCTCGCGGGCGGCCCCGTCCCCGAGCTCAACCTCGGCGGGGGCTTCGGCATCGCCTACACGAGCGCCGACGACCCGACGCCGATCGACGAGATCGCCGCGGCCATCGCCGACGCGGTCGCCGCGCAGTGCACGAGCCGCGGCATCCCGGTGCCGCACATCGCGATCGAGCCCGGCCGCTCGCTGATCGGCCCGGCCGGCCTGACCCTCTACGAGGTCGGCACGATCAAGGACGTCGTCGTCGGCGCGGACGGTGCGGTCCGGCGCTACGTGAGCGTCGACGGCGGGATGAGCGACAACGCCCGCCCCGCCATCTACGGAGCCGACTACACCGCGCGGATCGCCGGCCGCTCCTCCGGCGCCGAGCCCGCCCTCGTGCGCGTGGCGGGCAAGCACTGCGAGTCGGGCGACATCGTCGTGCACGACGACTACCTGCCCGCCGATGTGCAGCCCGGCGACCTCCTCGCGGTCGCCGCGACCGGCGCCTACTGCTGGTCGCTGTCGAGCAACTACAACCACCTCGGACGCCCCCCGGTCGTCGCCGTGCGCGACGGCCGCGCCCGCGTGATCGTGCGGGGAGAGAACGAGGACGACCTCCTCCGCCGCGACGCCGGCATCGAACGAAAGGCCATCCTCCGATGA
- a CDS encoding DUF2993 domain-containing protein, which produces MTEVPRRRRRVLVVAVVIVVLLVVAAVVGEALARRAVADQAASGIREALSLPADHPVDVEVAGWAVLPQLLSGRLDRLDIRSDDVAFGDLNGDVDATLEGVPASGSGALDSGTATVALDPASVSDLVAARSEVPIDGVTLDPPLVRVNTSVEVLGLTLAAGVGIELGATDGAIELTPSEVTVAGATLTASDVESRFGAVADGLLGPRSVCIADSVPRGLTLTAAVVSSESLDATFALAPTFLSDPAQQETGVCP; this is translated from the coding sequence GTGACCGAGGTGCCTCGACGGAGGCGCCGCGTCCTCGTCGTCGCGGTGGTGATCGTCGTGCTGCTCGTCGTCGCCGCGGTCGTCGGGGAGGCCCTGGCGCGCCGCGCGGTCGCCGATCAGGCGGCGTCGGGCATCCGGGAGGCGCTCTCGCTCCCCGCCGATCACCCGGTCGACGTCGAGGTGGCCGGCTGGGCCGTGCTGCCGCAACTGCTGTCGGGGCGGCTCGACCGGCTCGACATCCGCAGCGACGACGTCGCCTTCGGCGACTTGAACGGTGATGTCGACGCCACCCTCGAGGGTGTGCCCGCGAGCGGATCCGGCGCGCTCGACTCCGGCACCGCGACCGTCGCCCTCGACCCGGCCTCGGTGAGCGATCTCGTCGCCGCGCGGAGCGAGGTGCCGATCGACGGAGTCACCCTCGACCCGCCGCTCGTGCGCGTGAACACCTCCGTCGAGGTGCTCGGGCTGACCCTCGCGGCCGGCGTCGGGATCGAGCTCGGCGCGACGGACGGGGCGATCGAGCTGACCCCGTCGGAGGTGACGGTCGCCGGTGCGACGCTGACCGCCTCCGACGTCGAGTCGCGCTTCGGCGCGGTCGCCGACGGGCTGCTCGGACCCCGCTCCGTCTGCATCGCCGACTCGGTGCCGCGGGGGCTCACGCTGACCGCTGCGGTGGTGTCGTCCGAATCGCTCGACGCCACCTTCGCGCTCGCTCCGACGTTCCTCAGCGACCCCGCGCAGCAGGAGACCGGCGTCTGCCCCTGA
- the argS gene encoding arginine--tRNA ligase — MTPEQLAASLHALVLDAVQRRGSDVEVALSDVVLERPKNRDHGDWASNIAMKLAKKAGANPRELAAELSEGLAAVDGVASVEVAGPGFLNVRLEAAAAGALASAIVEAGESFGTGSLYSGVRMNLEFVSANPTGPIHIGGTRWAAVGDSLARVLIAQGAEVTREYYFNDHGAQIDRFTRSLLAAHDGLPTPEDGYGGAYIADIADRVVAAYPGDLSVLPEQERAETFRSIGVDLMFGEIKQSLHEFGVDFDVYFHENSLHESRAVERAIERLRELGHIFEADGATWLRTTDFGDDRDRVIIKSDGEAAYIAGDLAYYLDKRERGFDRAIIMLGADHHGYIGRMMAMCAAFGDTPGVNLEILIGQLVNLLKDGEAVRMSKRAGTVVTMEDLVEAVGVDAARYSLVRSSADSTLDIDLDLLTKRSNDNPVYYVQYAHARTRQVAAKAEASGVPREPFAPETLVHPTESALLGGLQEFPRIVAHAAELREPHRIARYLEEIAGLYHRWYDNCRVVPQGEDPIEAVHSTRLRLNEATGQVLRNGLSMLGVTAPDRM; from the coding sequence GTGACTCCCGAACAGCTCGCCGCCTCCCTGCACGCCCTCGTCCTCGACGCCGTGCAGCGACGGGGGAGCGACGTCGAGGTGGCGCTCTCGGACGTCGTGCTCGAGCGCCCCAAGAACCGCGACCACGGTGACTGGGCCTCGAACATCGCGATGAAGCTCGCGAAGAAGGCGGGGGCGAACCCTCGCGAGCTCGCCGCCGAGCTCTCCGAGGGCCTCGCCGCGGTCGACGGCGTCGCCTCGGTCGAGGTCGCCGGGCCCGGCTTCCTCAACGTGCGCCTCGAGGCCGCCGCCGCAGGAGCTCTCGCGAGCGCGATCGTCGAGGCGGGGGAGTCGTTCGGTACCGGGTCCCTCTACTCCGGCGTGCGGATGAACCTCGAATTCGTCTCCGCCAACCCCACCGGACCCATCCACATCGGCGGCACCCGGTGGGCGGCCGTCGGCGACAGCCTGGCCCGCGTGCTGATCGCGCAGGGCGCCGAGGTGACGCGCGAGTACTACTTCAACGACCACGGCGCGCAGATCGACCGCTTCACCCGCAGCCTGCTCGCCGCCCACGACGGCCTGCCGACTCCCGAGGACGGCTACGGCGGCGCCTACATCGCCGACATCGCCGACCGCGTCGTCGCCGCGTACCCGGGGGACCTGTCGGTGCTGCCGGAGCAGGAGCGCGCCGAGACCTTCCGCTCGATCGGCGTCGACCTGATGTTCGGCGAGATCAAGCAGAGCCTGCACGAGTTCGGAGTCGACTTCGACGTCTACTTCCACGAGAACTCGCTGCACGAGTCCCGCGCCGTCGAGCGCGCGATCGAGCGCCTCCGCGAGCTCGGCCACATCTTCGAGGCCGACGGAGCGACGTGGCTGCGCACCACGGACTTCGGCGACGACCGCGACCGGGTCATCATCAAGAGCGACGGAGAGGCCGCGTACATCGCGGGCGACCTCGCCTACTACCTCGACAAGCGCGAGCGCGGCTTCGACCGCGCGATCATCATGCTCGGCGCCGACCACCACGGCTACATCGGCCGGATGATGGCGATGTGCGCGGCGTTCGGCGACACCCCCGGCGTGAACCTCGAGATCCTGATCGGGCAGCTGGTCAACCTGCTCAAGGACGGGGAGGCCGTGCGGATGTCCAAGCGGGCCGGCACCGTGGTGACGATGGAGGACCTCGTCGAGGCCGTCGGCGTCGACGCGGCCCGGTACTCGCTGGTGCGCTCCTCCGCCGACTCGACGCTCGACATCGACCTCGACCTGCTGACCAAGCGGAGCAACGACAACCCGGTCTACTACGTGCAGTACGCGCACGCCCGCACCCGCCAGGTCGCCGCGAAGGCCGAGGCCTCGGGAGTGCCGCGCGAGCCCTTCGCGCCCGAGACGCTCGTGCACCCGACCGAGTCGGCGCTGCTCGGAGGCCTCCAGGAGTTCCCGCGCATCGTCGCCCACGCGGCCGAGCTGCGCGAGCCGCACCGCATCGCGCGGTACCTCGAGGAGATCGCGGGCCTCTACCACCGCTGGTACGACAACTGCCGGGTCGTGCCGCAGGGCGAGGATCCGATCGAGGCGGTGCACTCGACCCGTCTGCGGCTCAACGAGGCCACCGGCCAGGTCCTGCGCAACGGCCTCTCGATGCTCGGCGTGACCGCTCCGGACCGGATGTGA